In the genome of Pontibacter actiniarum, the window GAGGTTAACGAAGCGGGTTTCTGGTCCTCTTGAAAAAGCACACTAGAAGAACATGGTATAAATGCCAACAGCGCCTCCTTTCTCTCTAGTATCAAGCCGTTCTCACCATTAACCGACAGCCTCTTTTCCCAAAGTTCCCCCACCCATACTGCCACAACCCGCAAACCCCTATCTTTGCACCAGTAAACAGTATAAGCTATGATCGACGAAACCCATAATCCCTGGACCACCCTCTCCAGCAAGTCAGTTTACCAGAACCCCTGGATAAAAGTGCGTGAAGACCAGGTGCTGAACCCCAGCGGCGGCGAAGGCATCTACGGGGTAGTGAGCATGAAGAACAAGGCCATTGGCATCATTCCGATTGATGAGGAGGGATATACGTACCTCATCGGCCAATACCGCTACCCGCTCAACGAGTACAGCTGGGAAATACCGATGGGCGGCGGCCTGCTGGAGAACGACATTCTGGAGTCGGCGAAGCGGGAGTTGCAGGAGGAAACAGGCTTTACAGCCGCCAAATGGGAAAACATATGCCGCCTGCACACATCCAACTCCGTAACCGATGAAGAAGGATTTGTTTTCCTGGCCCAGGAACTAACCGCCGGCGAAACCGCTTTTGAAGAGACTGAGCAACTGCACATCAGGAAAGTGCCGTTTAAAGAGGCAGTGCGCATGGCCATGAACAATGAAATTACCGATGCCATTAGTGTGGCCGGTATTCTGAAAGCAGCCTTTCTGCTGCAGGAGCAGGGCAAACTGTAGCGTACGCTGTACCTCTAGGGGCAGGCGCTGGCTTTTATACCTTGTGCCGGGGCCAGGCAGCAGGCACAAGAGTTGTACAGTGGTGGATTATTCTTACATTTGAACGCATGAAGGCCATAAAATACCTATCACACAGAATCTACACAACCTGGTGCGTCACCTGGTTCGTGCTTCCGTTTGTGGTAACGTACCCGTTGCAGGTAGTGCTGCTGCGTAAAAAGCGGTGGCATAGGTATTTACACAATGTAAACAGGTTCTGGTCAACATCGGCCCTGCGCATGTTCCTGACGCCGCTGCAGGTGGAGTGGCGCATGAAACTTAACCGCGGGCAGCGCTATGTTTTTACCCCCAACCACAGTTCCTATTTAGACATTCCGGTGGTGCTGCATGCCATCCCCGGATTTATTAACTTTGTGGGCAAAAGCGACCTGTGCAAAGTGCCGCTGTGGGGCAAGGTATACGAGCAGCTGTATATCTCCGTAGACCGGAAAAGCGCCACCAGCAGTGCCAGAAGCTACATAAAGTCAGTGAAAACGCTGGAGGAAGGGCGCAGCCTGGTGATTTTTCCGGAGGGTACGATTCCGAAAACGGCCGGCAAGGAGCTGATGGCCTTCAAGGACGGCCCGTTCAGGATCGCCATTGAGAAGCAGCTGCCGGTGGTTCCGGTCACCATGCCCTACAACCAGCACTTTCTGCCTGACCTGGACGGGAAGCTGAAGGTACGCTGGCACCCGCTTAAGATCGTGGTGCACGAGCCGATCGAGACGAAGGGGCTGACACTGGAGGACCTGCCACAGCTGAAAGAGCAGGTTTCCCGCATTATTCAAACGGAATTAGAAAAACATAATAAAGTACATGTCAACAGATATTCAAACCATCCGCAAGATAGCGCACTTAGCGAGGCTAGAGTTTAACGAGGAGAAGGAGCAGGAAGTGCTGCAGGACCTGAACAAGATCCTGAACTGGGTAGACCAACTGCGCGAGCTGGACACAGAGAGCGTGGAGCCGCTCATCCATATGTCGGAGGAGGTAAACGTGCTGCGTGAGGACGAGGTCCGTAACACGATCTCCCACGAGCAGGCCTTGCTGAACGCACCTAAAAAAGACTCTGACTATTTCCGCGTACCTAAAGTGCTGGAGTAACCTGCTGGCATAGGTAAAGAGACAGGTCTATCCTGCGATGGCCTCCGGCGTAAAGCGTAGGCAAAGCAGCAAGAAGAAGTATAACCAGAATGTCTTGTGTCTTATGTCTTGATACTTGTGTCCTACAAATATGAATAAAATCAAGTTCTGGAAAAGCTGGGATACTCATACCAAGTATCCCTATCTTTTTTTATTTCTGTTGAGCGCCCTGGCGTTGTTGCTGGGCGTATATCACTATTTTACCGGCGACAACGCCGTTTTTGCCTGGGATAAGATAACGGATCTGCAGGTGGTGCCCATGCCGGTGCATGAGGTAACGCGCCTGCTGGAGCCCTTTACCCTCTCGGCCGACGGCTACCTGATTTCTGAGCAGTACGATGTGGCCGCGCCGGAGGTAAACACCTGGGTGGCCTCTGTGCTGCTCGGGATGCTGGCTATCTGCGTCGCCTTCTACACGGCCGCCATCAGCACCATGCGGCAGCTGCCGTACTTTGCCGGCGTCCTGCTGCTGATGCTGTTCCTGGCTACGTTTAACTTCGATTTACTGGAGATTTTCGGGGGAGGCGCAAGCCAAACCATGCTGCTGCTAAGTATAGCCATGCTGGCCATGGGTAGCTACGCCTTCCAGGCTTTCTGGCAGAATACCAACTTCGGGCTGCGTGTGCTGGGCATGCTGGTCATTGTAGGGGTGCTGGGGATGCTGCTGTATGCTGAGGCCGAGTTCCCGGCCGAGCTGGTCACGCTGCACCTGGTCAACTACAGCTCCATCGGTTTGCTGGTGGCCACAGTGCTGTTTATGCTGTGGGTGAGCTACGAGAACGTAAATGCCCTGCTTTGGATAAATACGCAGGCTAAAACACCGGAGCGCCGCTTCGGCATGTGGCAGTTTATACTTATCAGCTTGCTGTACCTGCTTAGCCTGCTGCTGATTTACCTGCGGCACGTGGGGGTTGTCCGCACCGATGTTAGCTATATCAACGCTTACCTTATCCTGCTGCTCTCCACCGTGGCGGGTTTCTGGGGCATGCGCCAGCGGGAGAAAGTATACGGCGGCCTGTTCCCGTTCCGCCCGACCGGTGCGGTGCTGTACCTGGTGTTTGCCACCATCACCTTCCTGAGTATCGGGTACGCCTACGCCACCGCCAACGACTCCCTCACCACGCTGTTTGATGATTTGGTGGTGTACACGCACCTGGCCTTTGGCGTCGGCTTTTTCCTGTACGTCATGATCAACTTCGGGCGTTTGCTGGAGCAGCGCCTGCAGGTGTACAAGGTGGTGTATGAGCCGCGCAGCTTCTCGCTGTTCTCTTTCTTTATCATGAGTTCGGTGATCTGTGTGGTGATGGTGATGCGTACGCAGTACCGGGTGTACTTCCATGCGCAGGCCGGGTACTACAGCTACCTTGGCGACCTTTACCGCGCCTCCGGCAACGATATACTGGCGGAGCGCTTTTATGAGGAAAGCGATGTGTACGACAATAACAACGTGAAGGCTAACTACAGCCTGGCGGCCATGTACCGGCAGGAGCAGCAGCGCAACAACGAGATTCTGCGGCTGAAGGACGCGCTGGAGAAGCGCCCGAACCCGAAGCTGTACGTGCGCCTGGCCAACCTCTACGACGAAAAGCAGTTCTTCTTCGAAAAGCTCTATGTGCTGCAGCAAGGGGCAGAGCAGTTCCCGGAAAGCTCGGAGATCTACAACAACCTGGCCCTGCTGTACGCCCAAACCAGCGTGCAGGATAGCACCGAGTACTATTTTGACCTGGCGCAGCGCTTCGCTGATAACGACGACTTCGTGCGCAGCAACCGCCTGGCCTACTATACAAGGCAGGCGATGCTGGAGCCGGCCAAAACCGTGCTGGAGGAGTCGCTGAAGGGCAAGTATAAAACGCTGCGCAGCAACCAGGCCGTGCTACGCCAACTCCTGGGCCTCGATCCACAGGACAAGGAAGACTTTATGCCGGACTCACTGGAGGCCGTGGAGGACTTCGCCCTGTTCTACAACCAAACGATCAGCCGCCTTAACACAGACGACACTACCCGGTTACAGCCTATCAGCAGGTACCTGAAGTCGCCGGGCAACCAGATCTTCTACAGCGACCTGTACTACCTGAGGGGGCTGATACACCATTACAACGGGCTGCCGCAGGAAGGCAGAAACGCCCTGGAGAACCTGGCCCTGCAGATGGAGGTGCAGAGCGGCTACTACTACAACGCCTTAGGGCAGTGGATGCTGGAGGAGGAGAACTACCGGGCCGCGGCCGCATACTTTAAGCAGGCCAAAGACCGTGGCTACCCGCAGGCTTACCTGTCGCAGGGGTATGCACTGGCACTGGCGCATCAGCCGGAGGCAGCCGTGGCGGCGCTGGAGGAGGTGGCCTATACCGAGAACGAAGCGGCTGTGTCGGTGGCCCAGGAGCTGGCGGCCCTGTTGCAGAAAGACGTACAGGCGGTGCAGCAGTCCTCTACCGATAAGGAGAAGGTGCAGTACCTGCTGACGTACCTCCCCAAGCTGGCGCCCGA includes:
- a CDS encoding NUDIX domain-containing protein; this translates as MIDETHNPWTTLSSKSVYQNPWIKVREDQVLNPSGGEGIYGVVSMKNKAIGIIPIDEEGYTYLIGQYRYPLNEYSWEIPMGGGLLENDILESAKRELQEETGFTAAKWENICRLHTSNSVTDEEGFVFLAQELTAGETAFEETEQLHIRKVPFKEAVRMAMNNEITDAISVAGILKAAFLLQEQGKL
- a CDS encoding lysophospholipid acyltransferase family protein; amino-acid sequence: MKAIKYLSHRIYTTWCVTWFVLPFVVTYPLQVVLLRKKRWHRYLHNVNRFWSTSALRMFLTPLQVEWRMKLNRGQRYVFTPNHSSYLDIPVVLHAIPGFINFVGKSDLCKVPLWGKVYEQLYISVDRKSATSSARSYIKSVKTLEEGRSLVIFPEGTIPKTAGKELMAFKDGPFRIAIEKQLPVVPVTMPYNQHFLPDLDGKLKVRWHPLKIVVHEPIETKGLTLEDLPQLKEQVSRIIQTELEKHNKVHVNRYSNHPQDSALSEARV
- the gatC gene encoding Asp-tRNA(Asn)/Glu-tRNA(Gln) amidotransferase subunit GatC, translating into MSTDIQTIRKIAHLARLEFNEEKEQEVLQDLNKILNWVDQLRELDTESVEPLIHMSEEVNVLREDEVRNTISHEQALLNAPKKDSDYFRVPKVLE
- a CDS encoding tetratricopeptide repeat protein, whose amino-acid sequence is MNKIKFWKSWDTHTKYPYLFLFLLSALALLLGVYHYFTGDNAVFAWDKITDLQVVPMPVHEVTRLLEPFTLSADGYLISEQYDVAAPEVNTWVASVLLGMLAICVAFYTAAISTMRQLPYFAGVLLLMLFLATFNFDLLEIFGGGASQTMLLLSIAMLAMGSYAFQAFWQNTNFGLRVLGMLVIVGVLGMLLYAEAEFPAELVTLHLVNYSSIGLLVATVLFMLWVSYENVNALLWINTQAKTPERRFGMWQFILISLLYLLSLLLIYLRHVGVVRTDVSYINAYLILLLSTVAGFWGMRQREKVYGGLFPFRPTGAVLYLVFATITFLSIGYAYATANDSLTTLFDDLVVYTHLAFGVGFFLYVMINFGRLLEQRLQVYKVVYEPRSFSLFSFFIMSSVICVVMVMRTQYRVYFHAQAGYYSYLGDLYRASGNDILAERFYEESDVYDNNNVKANYSLAAMYRQEQQRNNEILRLKDALEKRPNPKLYVRLANLYDEKQFFFEKLYVLQQGAEQFPESSEIYNNLALLYAQTSVQDSTEYYFDLAQRFADNDDFVRSNRLAYYTRQAMLEPAKTVLEESLKGKYKTLRSNQAVLRQLLGLDPQDKEDFMPDSLEAVEDFALFYNQTISRLNTDDTTRLQPISRYLKSPGNQIFYSDLYYLRGLIHHYNGLPQEGRNALENLALQMEVQSGYYYNALGQWMLEEENYRAAAAYFKQAKDRGYPQAYLSQGYALALAHQPEAAVAALEEVAYTENEAAVSVAQELAALLQKDVQAVQQSSTDKEKVQYLLTYLPKLAPEQVNALVEAVQEKELKRRALVARVDYLLGQKRWKAALDAITEASGQLKPEGELRSALNLQQLKLWLYTENYDVLLNRLDKLYLTDRDKRMGLYFKARIAEAKGRMEEAASRYEQALKMLVYDEETVLAAAEFFNKYKPDEEAAYNILLSGVTYNPYAAQLYKAYALESLDQGLYSYAEQASETLQGLLPASEYTTFIEKLAQKRQEVEARAENWQL